The following proteins are encoded in a genomic region of Desulfosporosinus youngiae DSM 17734:
- a CDS encoding shikimate kinase: MRNIVLIGFMGTGKSTVGKRLAQSLAWDFVDTDYEIGEVTSMSVSEIFRRHGETRFRSEESIVVTRLSQQERLVIATGGGTVLNPANWNALAQNGIVIALHASLEAILARIGHKNDRPLLKGPRDVIEKLWSDRQACYAQADYIVDTSKKSIDEVVREILAWLERMKENEFREVAKD; the protein is encoded by the coding sequence ATGCGAAACATTGTTCTCATTGGATTTATGGGAACTGGCAAAAGCACGGTTGGAAAGCGCCTGGCTCAGTCGCTCGCTTGGGATTTCGTTGACACAGATTATGAAATCGGGGAAGTAACCAGCATGAGTGTCAGTGAAATTTTTCGCCGGCATGGGGAGACCCGTTTCCGGTCAGAAGAAAGCATTGTGGTAACAAGGCTTAGCCAGCAGGAACGACTGGTTATCGCCACCGGCGGGGGGACAGTTTTAAATCCGGCTAATTGGAATGCTTTGGCTCAGAATGGAATTGTTATCGCTCTTCACGCTTCGCTGGAAGCAATTCTCGCTCGGATAGGGCATAAGAATGATCGTCCTCTTCTCAAAGGCCCAAGAGATGTGATTGAGAAATTGTGGTCTGATCGGCAAGCATGTTACGCCCAGGCAGACTATATTGTGGATACGTCGAAAAAAAGTATTGATGAAGTTGTCAGAGAGATTCTGGCCTGGCTGGAGAGGATGAAGGAAAATGAGTTTAGAGAAGTGGCCAAAGATTGA
- the aroB gene encoding 3-dehydroquinate synthase has product MSLEKWPKIDVKADRSYPVFLGVSLEELGEFLHLQFEDVEHILIISHQVVADVYLDRLQKGLLDYRVNQIIVPAGEQEKSLERISQLTRAALECETDRKTLVIALGGGVIGDLAGFFASVFMRGIRLIQVPTTLLAQVDSSVGGKVAVNHPLGKNIIGAFYPPLAVWTDFSTLDSLPWEEVENGLAESIKHALIADRSLFEFFENEEERIKEREKSIWSEMVVRSSAVKVNIVSQDEREQGVRALLNLGHSFGHALETEMNYRGVTHGQGVSIGIAAASHLANAKGLMTIAEVDRIKQLLNRFGLPIMIPGQDPRALLERMQADKKNQGGRKILILPKGIGQAVVSRECTDQEILAAWKQVIS; this is encoded by the coding sequence ATGAGTTTAGAGAAGTGGCCAAAGATTGATGTAAAAGCAGATCGTTCCTATCCGGTGTTCTTGGGAGTCTCCCTTGAAGAGTTAGGGGAATTCTTACACCTTCAGTTTGAGGATGTGGAACATATTCTTATTATTTCCCATCAGGTAGTGGCTGACGTTTATTTAGACCGTCTCCAGAAAGGACTGCTTGACTATCGTGTAAATCAGATAATTGTTCCTGCTGGAGAACAAGAAAAGTCTTTGGAGCGAATAAGTCAGTTAACAAGGGCAGCACTGGAATGCGAAACGGATCGCAAAACCCTTGTCATTGCCCTGGGAGGAGGGGTTATTGGAGATTTGGCGGGTTTCTTTGCCAGTGTCTTCATGCGGGGCATTCGTTTGATACAAGTCCCTACCACGTTGTTGGCGCAAGTGGATAGCAGTGTTGGCGGAAAAGTAGCTGTGAATCATCCCCTTGGCAAGAATATAATCGGTGCTTTTTATCCTCCCCTGGCGGTTTGGACAGATTTCTCGACCTTAGACAGTTTGCCTTGGGAAGAAGTTGAAAATGGTTTAGCAGAAAGCATTAAGCATGCTTTAATTGCAGACAGGAGCCTTTTCGAGTTTTTTGAGAATGAAGAAGAGAGGATCAAGGAGCGGGAAAAATCCATTTGGAGCGAAATGGTGGTACGCTCTTCAGCTGTGAAGGTGAACATCGTATCCCAAGATGAACGCGAACAAGGAGTACGCGCTTTGCTTAATCTGGGACATAGTTTCGGACATGCCCTGGAGACTGAGATGAACTACCGCGGTGTAACTCATGGGCAAGGGGTGAGCATCGGAATCGCAGCAGCATCACATCTGGCTAACGCAAAAGGTCTAATGACTATAGCGGAGGTTGATCGGATTAAACAGTTGCTGAATAGGTTTGGCTTGCCGATTATGATCCCTGGGCAAGACCCGCGGGCTTTGTTGGAACGAATGCAAGCGGACAAGAAAAACCAAGGGGGACGTAAGATTTTAATCTTGCCTAAAGGAATTGGGCAAGCGGTTGTTTCCAGGGAATGTACCGATCAAGAAATCCTAGCTGCCTGGAAACAGGTTATTTCATAA
- a CDS encoding type II secretion system protein → MRRLNYVIRRNYAGFVLWELLIVLFLMGLILTLSAPHFGSASNHVRKHVNRVNIQKIEGAAQLYRIDVGTYPLSVSDLLESPRGVSHWQGPYLDEILINPFDSEQGYEFDLSGRVKNVSGN, encoded by the coding sequence TTGAGAAGGTTAAATTATGTAATAAGAAGGAATTATGCTGGTTTCGTATTATGGGAACTTCTAATCGTCCTCTTTCTAATGGGACTGATCTTAACCTTGTCCGCACCGCATTTCGGTTCGGCCTCTAACCACGTTCGCAAGCACGTAAATCGAGTCAACATACAAAAAATCGAAGGCGCTGCTCAGCTCTATCGGATTGATGTGGGGACTTATCCGCTCAGCGTTAGTGATTTGCTGGAGTCGCCGAGGGGTGTGAGTCATTGGCAAGGTCCGTATCTCGATGAAATCCTAATCAATCCTTTCGATTCAGAGCAGGGCTATGAGTTTGATTTGTCAGGACGAGTCAAAAATGTTTCGGGTAATTAA
- a CDS encoding type IV pilus modification PilV family protein, which yields MGDHKEGVIIPNKNFVPRNGYILFDVLLALVLFSLGFAVLFGLSMGAVSEARQAASLMEGANLAQKTMDRLAANVCIPGGTAEGREGKFQWLIHSEWQDIPELLKVSVEVRWMDRGNPHRYKLESLYAVE from the coding sequence ATGGGAGACCATAAGGAGGGAGTCATCATCCCAAACAAGAACTTCGTACCTAGGAACGGATATATTTTATTTGATGTGCTGCTAGCTCTCGTTCTCTTTTCCTTAGGTTTTGCGGTCCTTTTTGGATTGTCGATGGGAGCGGTTTCTGAAGCCCGGCAGGCTGCAAGTTTGATGGAGGGGGCTAACCTCGCCCAAAAAACGATGGATCGCTTGGCAGCAAATGTGTGTATCCCGGGCGGGACAGCGGAAGGACGAGAAGGGAAATTCCAATGGTTAATCCATTCAGAATGGCAGGACATCCCGGAACTTTTGAAAGTAAGTGTTGAAGTCCGTTGGATGGATCGGGGCAACCCTCACCGATACAAGCTGGAGAGCCTGTATGCTGTTGAGTAA
- a CDS encoding type IV pilus modification PilV family protein gives MLLSKRGHSERGLTLMEVIFALLISGIFLMVSMRLLTDQWRGSRALKNYLEAHYAVMTAGKTVSDAIRTAETANWTPGSKVLQVLPLRDDTNPRPTLDSYFMDDLDRDGKNDLYWRHLGVSQPVASYLTGWKCVEVEPGLWEIFLEANMDGQTATWQSTVRQRIYPPIPKE, from the coding sequence ATGCTGTTGAGTAAGAGGGGGCATTCAGAACGTGGATTAACCCTTATGGAGGTTATATTTGCGTTATTAATCTCGGGCATTTTTCTAATGGTTTCAATGCGATTATTGACAGATCAGTGGCGGGGATCACGTGCCCTCAAGAATTACCTGGAAGCACACTATGCCGTCATGACGGCAGGAAAAACGGTCTCTGATGCAATAAGGACGGCTGAAACCGCAAATTGGACCCCGGGTTCTAAAGTATTACAGGTTTTGCCTTTACGGGATGATACAAACCCTCGGCCAACGCTTGATTCCTATTTTATGGATGATTTAGACCGGGATGGGAAGAACGATTTGTACTGGAGACACTTGGGGGTTTCCCAACCAGTTGCCAGTTATCTGACTGGGTGGAAATGCGTGGAGGTGGAACCTGGGTTATGGGAGATCTTTTTGGAAGCAAATATGGATGGACAAACCGCAACTTGGCAAAGCACTGTTCGGCAAAGAATCTATCCTCCAATTCCGAAGGAGTAG
- a CDS encoding GspE/PulE family protein: MINQHELGQFLLANQYVDKAGLSAGLELALQSGESIGDVLVRTGVLSKAALLEAMSRYLGIPQVSLTRVIIDSAVASLIPEEMARRYTLIPLEQRSGTLRVAMLDPTHQRALRDVRMFTGLEIEPVFAKAGEIEAAIRQFLTVEQSVAHLAHYADHVVEDQAARSGEFSETTDGDSQEGEAPILKFVYSVLHEAVVQGVSDIHWEPRKSEFVVRYRIDGKLIGKHTLSAKVARTIVSCLKVMAQMDVAERRFPQDGRMTFTAGLRTVDLRMSSMPTVYGEKIVVRILDPKMAQRSLNDLGMRSEVEKGVKALLKRPNGLILVVGPTGSGKTTTLYALLRELNAEEQNIISIEEPVEYQLSGVNQVQVNLPAGLSFPVGLKYILRQDPDVIMIGEIRDEETASIAITASLTGHLVLSTLHTNTAAEALARLIDMGVEPFLLASAVSGVLSQRLVRRLCEHCKILQDVSEAEKRALQLPESVFQLHRAVGCPNCLGTGFRGRIGIHEFMLYDQEIKELVLSVQNAREIEQQAMVSGMLTVYEDGLLKVRRGLTTVEEVLRVTSRIEG, translated from the coding sequence ATGATAAACCAACATGAATTGGGTCAGTTTTTGCTCGCTAATCAATATGTAGATAAGGCGGGATTGTCAGCTGGATTAGAATTAGCACTCCAAAGTGGAGAATCAATTGGAGATGTGCTTGTGCGTACGGGTGTTTTGTCCAAAGCCGCGTTGTTAGAAGCTATGAGCCGGTATTTGGGCATCCCGCAAGTTTCCCTGACCCGGGTCATCATTGACTCTGCTGTAGCAAGCTTGATTCCTGAAGAAATGGCCCGCCGTTATACTCTTATCCCGTTGGAACAGCGATCTGGGACCCTAAGAGTCGCCATGCTTGACCCTACCCACCAACGAGCTCTTCGCGACGTTCGAATGTTTACGGGGTTAGAGATTGAGCCGGTTTTCGCTAAGGCAGGGGAAATCGAAGCAGCCATTCGTCAGTTTTTAACCGTAGAACAGTCTGTTGCACACCTTGCGCATTACGCGGACCATGTCGTTGAAGATCAGGCAGCCCGGTCAGGTGAGTTTTCTGAAACGACAGACGGCGATTCTCAAGAGGGCGAGGCCCCAATCCTTAAATTTGTGTATTCCGTATTGCATGAGGCGGTTGTGCAGGGGGTTAGTGATATTCACTGGGAACCTCGCAAAAGTGAGTTTGTTGTGCGCTATCGTATTGATGGCAAATTAATCGGTAAGCACACTCTCTCTGCTAAGGTCGCCCGAACGATCGTCTCTTGCTTAAAAGTGATGGCTCAAATGGATGTTGCAGAACGCCGATTTCCCCAAGATGGCCGAATGACCTTCACGGCAGGACTTCGGACGGTTGACCTGCGGATGTCATCAATGCCCACAGTATATGGAGAAAAAATAGTGGTGCGAATTTTAGATCCGAAGATGGCTCAACGTTCCCTCAATGATTTAGGTATGCGCTCAGAGGTTGAAAAAGGGGTAAAAGCTTTATTGAAACGCCCTAATGGTTTGATATTAGTTGTCGGGCCAACGGGAAGCGGAAAGACGACAACTCTCTATGCGCTGCTCAGGGAATTAAATGCTGAGGAGCAAAACATTATATCCATTGAAGAACCTGTGGAATATCAACTATCCGGAGTGAATCAGGTTCAAGTCAATCTTCCGGCCGGACTCAGCTTTCCTGTCGGCTTAAAATATATCCTGCGGCAAGATCCGGATGTCATTATGATTGGGGAAATCCGTGACGAAGAAACTGCGTCAATCGCTATCACCGCTTCTCTGACCGGGCATTTGGTTTTATCAACCCTACATACAAACACAGCTGCCGAGGCCTTAGCTCGACTCATCGATATGGGAGTAGAACCCTTTCTGCTGGCGTCTGCGGTCAGTGGGGTTTTATCCCAACGTTTAGTGCGTCGACTATGTGAGCATTGTAAAATCCTGCAGGATGTTTCCGAGGCGGAAAAAAGGGCCCTGCAATTACCGGAGTCGGTTTTTCAGCTGCATCGGGCGGTTGGATGCCCGAATTGCCTGGGAACAGGTTTTCGAGGTAGAATTGGGATACATGAATTTATGCTCTATGATCAGGAGATTAAAGAACTGGTCCTTTCCGTGCAAAATGCCAGAGAGATTGAGCAGCAAGCCATGGTTTCAGGAATGCTCACGGTCTATGAGGACGGGCTGTTGAAGGTCAGGCGAGGACTTACAACGGTAGAGGAAGTATTGCGGGTTACTTCAAGAATAGAAGGATAA
- a CDS encoding type IV pilus twitching motility protein PilT, with protein sequence MLSLKELMVLAGEQKASDIHLTVESPPVFRINGAMIQQTAEKLSQADLETFAHSLLNENQAKRFAESGELDLSYSLPGVGRYRVNMFRQRGSIGVVIRLIPFVIPSPEDLGLPPVSIELAKLHKGLVLVTGPTGSGKSTTLASLLDYINRTRACHIVTIEDPIEYLHRHKLSLVNQREVGNDTHSFSNALRAVLRQDPDVILVGEMRDLETISTAVTAAETGHLVFSTLHTNDATQSVDRMIDVFPPHQQQQIRVQLAAVLQGIMSQQLFPRADHKGRAAAIEVLTATPAVRSLIREGKTHQLPTVIQTNAKLGMQSMDKAIMDLVQRGLVAYEVAKEKLQSPDNLRR encoded by the coding sequence ATGCTGTCACTTAAAGAACTTATGGTTTTAGCTGGAGAACAAAAGGCGTCAGATATCCATTTGACGGTGGAGAGCCCTCCGGTTTTTCGTATTAACGGTGCAATGATTCAACAAACGGCGGAAAAACTTTCTCAGGCTGACTTAGAAACCTTTGCTCATTCATTGCTGAATGAAAACCAAGCTAAACGGTTTGCTGAATCCGGTGAATTGGATTTATCTTACAGCTTGCCCGGCGTCGGGCGTTATCGGGTTAACATGTTTCGGCAAAGGGGATCTATTGGAGTGGTTATTCGCTTAATTCCTTTTGTGATTCCGAGCCCGGAAGACTTGGGTTTGCCGCCTGTAAGTATTGAGTTGGCTAAACTGCATAAAGGGTTGGTTTTGGTGACAGGCCCGACTGGAAGCGGAAAATCGACAACTCTGGCTTCGCTGCTGGACTATATCAATCGTACACGGGCTTGTCACATTGTTACGATCGAAGATCCGATCGAATATTTACACCGTCATAAGCTGAGTTTAGTCAATCAGCGGGAAGTTGGCAATGATACGCATTCATTTTCGAATGCGCTTCGGGCCGTCTTACGACAAGATCCGGATGTGATTTTAGTTGGTGAGATGCGGGATTTGGAAACCATCTCGACGGCTGTGACGGCGGCTGAAACAGGGCACTTAGTTTTCAGCACGCTTCATACAAATGATGCCACCCAGTCAGTTGATCGTATGATTGATGTTTTCCCTCCCCATCAGCAGCAGCAAATTCGTGTACAACTGGCAGCGGTTCTGCAGGGGATTATGTCTCAACAATTGTTTCCCAGGGCAGATCACAAAGGAAGAGCCGCAGCTATTGAGGTCTTGACAGCCACACCTGCGGTGAGGAGCCTGATCCGAGAGGGAAAAACCCATCAACTGCCGACCGTGATTCAGACAAATGCAAAGTTAGGAATGCAATCCATGGACAAAGCTATTATGGATTTAGTCCAAAGGGGTCTGGTGGCTTACGAAGTTGCTAAAGAAAAGCTCCAGAGTCCGGATAACTTAAGGAGATGA
- a CDS encoding type II secretion system F family protein: MSGKRFIWKAVDQNGRIQYGAWSGDGFSEVQSRLRKEGYFPVWVRSALNLNNVFFLNRTNLKWSGFARRLATLLEAGIPLLQALEMMTCHEKKLTPEQEQWHKVKERVETGSDLSAALADLTSAPSAFVLSMIKAGEYTGTVGKVLTEIADELDQEQVYQQKIKSALAYPMFLLVAVILVIYVLSVWVLPMYEKLFLSVGAVDLPFLTKVIFAGGQRLPCVLWSVLGLAGCGLLILRFTRPDHWKIRLENLLSRLPLIGRVLHLRDLVQFSRMLGRLLAAGIPLLEALRLTAGMLRRPEMLELTNQLVLSVRHGKRMAPLLRASRIFPKEGAEMIGVAEEAGELDQMLHYVTQMFSRELEGQLDRSTRMIGPALILVIAGLIGLVAGGIMLPMIDLSSKLQ; this comes from the coding sequence ATGAGTGGGAAACGTTTCATCTGGAAAGCTGTTGACCAAAATGGAAGAATTCAGTACGGGGCATGGTCGGGAGATGGTTTTTCTGAGGTTCAGTCACGCTTAAGGAAGGAAGGCTACTTCCCGGTCTGGGTCCGTTCTGCTCTTAATTTGAACAACGTATTCTTTTTAAATCGAACAAATCTCAAGTGGAGCGGCTTCGCCCGCCGCTTGGCTACTTTATTAGAAGCGGGGATTCCCTTGCTTCAGGCTTTAGAAATGATGACCTGCCATGAGAAAAAATTAACGCCTGAGCAAGAACAATGGCATAAGGTTAAGGAGCGGGTAGAAACAGGCAGTGACTTGTCAGCGGCGTTAGCCGATCTTACCTCTGCTCCCAGCGCCTTTGTACTCTCAATGATTAAAGCGGGTGAATACACTGGGACTGTAGGAAAGGTGCTGACTGAAATCGCCGATGAATTAGATCAGGAACAGGTTTATCAACAAAAAATTAAGTCTGCCCTTGCCTATCCGATGTTTTTGTTGGTTGCTGTGATCTTAGTAATCTACGTCCTCTCTGTCTGGGTTCTCCCGATGTACGAAAAACTATTTTTGAGTGTAGGCGCTGTAGATTTGCCATTTTTGACTAAAGTCATTTTTGCCGGCGGTCAAAGACTTCCCTGCGTTTTGTGGAGTGTCCTTGGTTTGGCCGGTTGTGGATTACTAATTTTGAGATTCACGAGACCCGATCACTGGAAAATTCGTCTTGAGAATTTGCTGAGTCGCCTCCCTCTCATCGGAAGAGTTCTCCATCTACGAGATTTAGTTCAGTTTAGCCGGATGTTAGGTCGGTTATTGGCGGCCGGAATTCCCTTACTGGAAGCATTACGTCTCACAGCAGGAATGCTGCGCCGTCCTGAGATGCTGGAGTTAACGAACCAACTTGTACTAAGTGTTCGTCACGGGAAACGAATGGCACCTTTGTTGCGTGCGAGTAGAATTTTTCCTAAGGAAGGAGCTGAAATGATAGGGGTCGCCGAGGAAGCCGGAGAGTTGGATCAGATGCTCCATTATGTTACGCAAATGTTTAGCCGTGAACTTGAGGGTCAGCTCGATCGTTCAACGCGTATGATTGGACCGGCACTTATTCTTGTTATAGCTGGGCTGATCGGTTTAGTTGCAGGTGGGATCATGCTTCCGATGATTGATTTGAGTTCAAAGCTTCAATAA
- a CDS encoding type II secretion system protein, with the protein MNHLKRDNGFTLIEVLAVIIIIAALAYIAIPKLVSSTANARQKADIATAHQVKAALDRYQVENGVYPKSTEFTADEGTVTSTKLIPKYISKLDKTVTQQVAEGKEGFGVKALVQDGADETLLVIPDNTTASPTNLIMVYLSANGLGAEVRVYDSTLTQILWTSAN; encoded by the coding sequence ATGAATCATCTTAAGCGGGACAATGGGTTTACCTTGATTGAAGTGCTGGCTGTCATTATTATTATTGCTGCGCTGGCCTATATTGCGATCCCAAAATTGGTCTCAAGTACTGCAAATGCACGGCAAAAAGCAGATATAGCCACAGCGCACCAGGTTAAAGCGGCCTTAGATCGTTATCAGGTTGAAAATGGGGTGTATCCGAAAAGCACAGAATTTACTGCAGATGAAGGAACTGTAACAAGTACGAAACTTATTCCCAAATACATAAGTAAACTAGACAAAACAGTTACTCAACAGGTCGCAGAGGGTAAAGAAGGTTTTGGTGTCAAAGCTCTGGTGCAAGATGGTGCAGATGAAACGCTACTTGTTATTCCAGATAATACAACTGCATCACCCACAAACTTAATTATGGTCTATTTGTCGGCCAATGGGTTGGGTGCCGAAGTTCGAGTCTATGATTCCACTTTAACACAGATTCTTTGGACCTCGGCTAATTAA
- a CDS encoding prepilin peptidase, translated as MYLMSITIGFLGLVIGSFLNVVIYRVPRGESIVSPGSHCTACGHALRAWELIPVLSFIIQKGQCRNCQASISWRYPAVELLTGILFFLTASFSLYMGIHLARLVLNLVFVAVLIALAFIDLDTFRLPDVLTLPLLGLGLLGSFFIPGNPAGWESLLSALGAGGIFLIIALVYPQGMGLGDVKLAAAMGAFLGFPSIFLAIFVGSLAGAFVGTVLLMTGQKRFRQQIPFGPYLALGAILTLLWGTQIFDWYWTWVR; from the coding sequence TTGTACTTGATGAGTATAACAATAGGGTTTTTAGGGCTCGTAATTGGAAGTTTTCTGAACGTAGTCATATATCGTGTCCCGCGGGGAGAATCCATTGTATCCCCCGGTTCTCATTGTACTGCTTGCGGGCATGCTTTACGGGCCTGGGAATTAATTCCGGTGCTCAGCTTTATCATTCAAAAAGGGCAATGCCGTAACTGTCAGGCTTCTATTTCCTGGCGTTATCCGGCCGTTGAACTTTTAACCGGTATCCTCTTCTTTCTTACAGCATCCTTTAGTTTATATATGGGTATTCATTTGGCTCGTTTAGTTCTAAACCTTGTCTTTGTAGCGGTTTTGATCGCCTTAGCTTTTATTGATTTGGACACCTTCCGTTTACCGGATGTGCTCACCCTTCCCCTTTTGGGGTTAGGCTTATTAGGGTCTTTTTTCATACCGGGAAATCCGGCTGGCTGGGAGAGCTTGCTCAGTGCTTTGGGCGCAGGAGGAATATTCCTGATTATTGCCCTTGTTTATCCCCAAGGAATGGGTCTGGGCGATGTTAAATTGGCTGCGGCGATGGGCGCTTTCTTAGGGTTTCCGTCAATTTTCCTGGCGATTTTTGTGGGAAGTTTAGCAGGAGCCTTCGTTGGGACCGTCCTCCTTATGACTGGTCAAAAGCGCTTTCGTCAACAGATTCCTTTTGGACCCTATCTGGCCTTAGGGGCAATTCTAACATTATTATGGGGAACCCAAATTTTTGACTGGTATTGGACTTGGGTAAGATGA
- the pilM gene encoding type IV pilus biogenesis protein PilM, with protein sequence MQKNSVVFELTNGEIRVFDFSVSSFWKPGHSSAKVKYDRIPIPTGIIEQGTVRDKNSLIDILLTYRSRNSGKYQKVYLAISLQQGFIQAYTLPWLPKRDRTSALSLLVDEEISIARSDLLYDYLVISEEKHKNLKVLLGAARRSLLEHYVFIFGQAGFTITEVDFGFSILGQALGFEAKEDALYLQGESGSLQLVLFRGIVPENIRTLSPWPAKNELGQLTLNLGSAEDEREISLSAQVEVWENEINRILLYYRTQYQDLNLKSLVWTGNYAAEKLARRLADSVQSLTVKQAGLRDIPDPWQKVIEDSPGCGEVAVGYALRILTRRPGLNLWRQPTSEQKVQRTYLRLAFLVVFLLIIQILIGVSLSHMAMPLQQEVNQLSSQGLKVDEQNNSQEALATAWNKVSVHSEEIGERLAEVYGLAETGLNIEQVVFKQDILSVRGSAIGSKSVQTTIRDLRFLGWEELALTSYKVTEPDNVEFALSAKYGRSRREETLLSLP encoded by the coding sequence ATGCAAAAAAATTCCGTGGTCTTTGAATTGACGAATGGAGAAATTCGAGTTTTTGATTTTTCGGTCTCTTCGTTCTGGAAACCGGGTCATAGTTCTGCAAAAGTCAAATATGACCGCATTCCAATACCGACTGGAATCATTGAACAGGGAACTGTGCGTGACAAGAACTCCTTAATTGACATTTTATTGACCTATAGGTCAAGGAACTCAGGTAAGTATCAGAAGGTATACTTGGCTATTTCACTGCAGCAAGGATTTATTCAAGCCTATACCCTGCCCTGGCTTCCTAAACGCGACAGAACATCGGCACTGTCTTTATTGGTCGATGAAGAAATTTCGATTGCAAGATCGGACTTGCTATATGATTATCTGGTCATTTCTGAAGAAAAGCACAAAAACCTCAAAGTTCTGCTCGGCGCAGCAAGGCGAAGTCTCCTTGAACATTATGTTTTTATCTTCGGACAAGCAGGCTTTACAATTACTGAAGTGGACTTTGGTTTTTCAATATTAGGTCAAGCCTTAGGATTTGAGGCAAAGGAAGATGCGCTTTACCTTCAGGGGGAGTCTGGGAGTTTACAATTGGTATTATTTCGGGGGATAGTTCCTGAAAATATACGTACTTTATCCCCCTGGCCTGCGAAAAATGAACTTGGTCAGCTAACGTTGAATCTCGGGTCCGCAGAGGATGAGAGGGAGATAAGTTTAAGTGCACAGGTCGAAGTATGGGAAAACGAAATAAACCGCATTCTCTTGTACTATAGAACACAGTACCAAGATCTTAATTTGAAAAGTTTGGTTTGGACCGGGAACTATGCAGCAGAAAAACTGGCCCGGAGGCTGGCAGATTCTGTTCAAAGCCTGACAGTTAAACAAGCCGGGCTAAGGGATATTCCCGATCCGTGGCAGAAGGTGATTGAAGACAGCCCAGGATGTGGTGAAGTGGCAGTTGGCTATGCCCTTAGAATTTTGACGCGGCGTCCTGGGCTTAACCTTTGGCGTCAGCCGACTTCTGAACAGAAAGTTCAGCGAACTTACCTTAGGTTAGCGTTTTTGGTCGTATTTCTTTTAATAATACAAATTTTAATAGGGGTTTCTCTCTCTCACATGGCGATGCCTTTGCAGCAGGAGGTAAATCAGCTTTCAAGTCAAGGACTAAAGGTTGATGAGCAGAATAACAGTCAGGAAGCGCTCGCAACGGCCTGGAATAAGGTGAGTGTTCACTCAGAAGAAATTGGAGAGAGATTGGCCGAAGTTTATGGCTTGGCGGAAACAGGACTTAATATTGAGCAGGTGGTCTTTAAACAAGATATCCTGTCTGTGCGTGGAAGTGCTATTGGCTCAAAGAGTGTTCAAACAACGATCCGGGATTTACGGTTCTTAGGCTGGGAAGAGCTGGCTTTGACTAGTTATAAAGTGACGGAGCCAGACAATGTTGAGTTTGCTTTGAGTGCAAAATATGGTCGCAGCAGAAGGGAGGAAACATTGCTTTCGCTTCCTTAA
- a CDS encoding LysM peptidoglycan-binding domain-containing protein — MKREYCIQPGDNFHALAQRWGGTCEDFLQINPNVDPLRLQIGQKIVLPEFKGTKGIEQYADISEDQGHQFAGEYLDEVEMEVEGVHVRLRRIGEPKTPHEIHLILPRTEIRKIQPAGPCGPTEVQIMLSNLNVVLSPRLMSGDGDKAEQGKPAVQTTQE; from the coding sequence GTGAAAAGGGAATATTGCATTCAACCCGGGGACAATTTTCATGCTTTAGCTCAACGCTGGGGCGGGACCTGTGAGGATTTTTTACAGATCAACCCGAATGTTGATCCCCTTAGACTTCAAATTGGGCAAAAAATTGTTCTCCCTGAATTTAAAGGGACTAAAGGGATTGAGCAATATGCAGATATTAGTGAAGACCAGGGACATCAGTTTGCCGGAGAATATTTAGACGAAGTCGAAATGGAAGTCGAAGGAGTTCATGTTCGTCTGCGACGCATCGGTGAACCAAAAACTCCTCATGAAATCCATTTAATACTCCCAAGAACTGAAATACGTAAAATCCAGCCCGCCGGACCATGTGGACCAACAGAAGTACAAATCATGCTAAGTAACTTGAATGTTGTGCTCTCCCCTCGCTTAATGAGCGGAGATGGGGACAAAGCGGAACAGGGGAAACCCGCGGTGCAGACAACACAGGAGTGA